One Candidatus Bathyarchaeota archaeon genomic region harbors:
- the prf1 gene encoding peptide chain release factor aRF-1, with amino-acid sequence MNGKRTSLELFRLKKILSVLASKEGRGTELVSLYVPPGRQISEIVQMLKDEWGTASNIKSTTTRKNVQDAIVRVIQRLKLFKTVPENGLVIFCGAIPQDGPGSERIETYVIIPPEPINIYLYRCDSKFHIDYLMDFLKEKETYGIILLDSSGATFATLKGRRLEIVEDITSGIPGKHRAGGQSARRFERLREMQLIEFFKRIGEHANNIFLGIPDLKAIIIGGPGPTKYDFQDGKFLDYRLKEKIAATVDTAYTGEQGIEEMLEKAPEIIKKIRYVEEKRIVQKFLYHIGHETGTVTYGEGEVRRALDLGLVDTLIISEALETKIVRVECSSCGYTYNLSMRASEVLAFEGTLNGKPCPKCNVPTLQISETKDVIDELADKAEQAGANVEVISTETEEGQMLLKSFGGVGAILKYRVNE; translated from the coding sequence TTGAATGGGAAAAGAACTTCTCTCGAACTTTTCAGGCTGAAAAAGATTCTCAGTGTCTTGGCATCCAAGGAGGGAAGAGGCACCGAGCTGGTCTCGCTCTATGTCCCGCCTGGCAGGCAGATTAGCGAGATTGTTCAAATGCTAAAGGATGAGTGGGGAACAGCCTCTAATATTAAGTCGACTACAACCCGCAAAAATGTTCAAGATGCAATTGTCAGGGTTATCCAACGCCTAAAACTGTTCAAGACCGTGCCCGAGAATGGTTTAGTGATATTCTGTGGTGCCATACCCCAAGATGGGCCTGGAAGCGAAAGGATAGAGACCTATGTCATCATACCGCCAGAACCGATTAATATATACTTGTATAGGTGTGATTCCAAATTCCACATCGACTATCTGATGGACTTTCTTAAAGAGAAAGAAACGTATGGGATTATTTTGTTGGATTCAAGCGGCGCGACGTTTGCAACTCTTAAGGGTCGCCGGCTGGAAATCGTGGAGGATATAACGTCAGGTATTCCGGGAAAGCATCGTGCCGGCGGCCAGTCTGCTAGGAGATTCGAGCGATTGAGAGAGATGCAGCTTATAGAGTTTTTCAAACGCATAGGAGAGCATGCCAACAATATTTTTCTAGGCATACCGGATCTAAAAGCAATAATCATTGGTGGGCCTGGACCGACAAAATATGATTTTCAGGATGGAAAGTTTCTTGATTATAGACTTAAAGAGAAGATTGCCGCAACAGTCGACACCGCCTATACTGGCGAGCAAGGAATTGAGGAAATGTTGGAGAAAGCGCCCGAGATCATCAAGAAGATTAGATACGTTGAGGAGAAGCGGATTGTGCAGAAGTTCTTGTATCATATTGGCCATGAAACTGGGACGGTCACATATGGTGAAGGAGAGGTGAGAAGGGCCCTCGATCTAGGTTTGGTTGACACACTTATAATATCTGAGGCGTTAGAAACGAAGATTGTTAGGGTTGAGTGTTCCTCATGCGGGTATACCTATAACTTGAGTATGAGGGCCAGTGAGGTTTTGGCGTTTGAAGGCACGCTTAACGGCAAGCCGTGCCCTAAGTGCAACGTTCCAACTCTTCAAATTTCGGAGACAAAGGATGTTATTGATGAGCTTGCTGATAAAGCTGAACAGGCTGGTGCGAATGTTGAGGTCATATCGACAGAGACTGAGGAGGGTCAAATGCTGCTAAAATCATTTGGTGGTGTTGGGGCAATACTCAAATATAGAGTGAATGAGTAG
- a CDS encoding serine/threonine-protein kinase RIO2, with amino-acid sequence MSSLDIAVSTYRNLEPEDIHVLSAIELDMSRHKYVPKTDLLSMTGLSAKELDYRLNRLNKLGLLYSWTGPYTGYVLNNAGYDCLAINALVKAGVLESFGKPLGIGKEADVYDALSPSGERIAIKFHRLGRVSFRKTKRLRGYAGDREHISWLYQSRLAAEREYEALTLLYPCGISVPKPIGQNRHAVVMSFIEGIELNETVNLTKPEKTLKEILFNIKKAYIEAQVIHADLSEFNIIIGPSEKVLIIDWPQFVKTDHPNAEFLLRRDLKNVLNFFSKRYGIKKDLDMILNYVKSNPTRMP; translated from the coding sequence ATGTCTTCTCTTGATATTGCAGTCAGCACTTATCGCAATCTCGAACCTGAGGACATACACGTGTTATCAGCCATTGAACTTGATATGAGCAGGCATAAGTATGTTCCGAAAACGGATCTCCTAAGCATGACTGGCCTCAGCGCTAAGGAACTTGATTATAGACTAAATAGATTAAACAAGCTCGGTCTACTCTACAGTTGGACTGGACCATACACAGGCTATGTTCTAAATAATGCTGGCTACGACTGCCTAGCCATAAACGCGCTAGTAAAGGCAGGAGTATTGGAGTCATTTGGAAAACCCTTAGGAATCGGGAAGGAGGCTGATGTCTATGACGCATTATCTCCGTCAGGTGAGAGAATAGCTATAAAATTCCACCGTTTAGGGAGAGTCAGCTTTCGCAAAACGAAGAGACTTCGAGGATATGCCGGCGACAGGGAGCACATCTCTTGGCTTTACCAATCCCGGTTGGCGGCTGAAAGAGAATATGAAGCGCTAACCCTCCTCTATCCATGCGGGATATCCGTGCCAAAGCCGATCGGCCAAAATAGACATGCTGTAGTAATGAGTTTTATTGAGGGAATAGAGCTCAACGAGACGGTTAATCTTACGAAACCAGAGAAAACTTTAAAAGAGATTCTTTTTAACATTAAGAAAGCCTACATTGAAGCGCAAGTGATACATGCAGATCTCAGTGAATTCAACATTATCATTGGACCAAGTGAAAAGGTACTCATTATCGATTGGCCACAATTTGTCAAAACAGATCATCCCAATGCAGAATTCCTTCTTCGACGAGATCTAAAAAATGTTTTGAACTTCTTTTCGAAACGATATGGAATTAAGAAGGACCTTGACATGATACTAAATTACGTTAAATCTAATCCGACAAGAATGCCTTAG
- a CDS encoding archaemetzincin family Zn-dependent metalloprotease yields the protein MGQIIILPVGMVDEKILKVVADALPKILKGCSVIISDYRILNLLPAYNPVRRQYLSTKILAEIREYIGRTRLISDEEDRLLGITDVDLYAAGFNYVFGEASYTEGVAVISIYRLRPEFYGDIPNEKLLHERIIKESVHELGHAFGLKHCSIPSCVMYFSSHILMTDKKGPGFCQGCRRKLNSVVL from the coding sequence TTGGGTCAGATCATTATATTGCCCGTAGGAATGGTTGACGAGAAAATCTTGAAGGTTGTTGCAGATGCGTTACCGAAAATTCTGAAAGGCTGCTCAGTAATAATCTCGGATTATCGCATTCTCAACCTATTACCCGCATATAATCCTGTGAGGAGGCAATATCTATCTACGAAGATACTTGCTGAGATTCGAGAATATATCGGAAGAACACGGCTGATTAGTGATGAGGAAGACCGGCTTTTAGGCATCACGGATGTGGACCTGTATGCGGCTGGCTTTAATTATGTTTTCGGAGAGGCTTCATATACTGAAGGAGTTGCAGTAATTTCTATCTATAGGCTTAGACCTGAATTTTACGGCGACATTCCGAATGAGAAGTTATTACATGAAAGGATAATCAAGGAATCCGTTCATGAGCTGGGACATGCTTTCGGGCTTAAGCATTGCTCTATACCTTCATGTGTGATGTATTTCTCTTCACATATCCTAATGACTGATAAGAAAGGTCCAGGCTTCTGCCAAGGGTGCCGCCGGAAACTTAACAGCGTCGTCCTCTAG
- a CDS encoding MBL fold metallo-hydrolase, with translation MGSAREVGRAAISVRTQKTHLLLDYGVMLNHTPGFPMHVPPKEVDGIIMTHSHLDHSGAIPIFHIRGRTPVYGTRLSFEFANLLIKDFIHLSGYYLPFEYLELRTMLKCRKDVDYKKDVAIGDIGFKLLNSGHLPGGASVLIEAEGKRLLYTSDFNTVETRLLPPADMDYGDVDAVIIESTYADEDHTDRRQLEEKFVSEVTETVESGGTVLVPAFSIGRAQEIACILSAYHFEYPVLIDGMAREACRILMGHLNFLRDPRLFMDAVHMVNWVESWKDRTNAAKKPGVIISPAGMLKGGPVGSYLQTIGKKSRNAIFLVGYQIPGTPGRELLDKGRCVIDGKMRKVKAKIGFFDFSSHCGAKELKETVKRLKGAPTVYVVHGAENNCPKFAKWVKEETDLEAKAPKPGDAFTI, from the coding sequence TTGGGTAGCGCACGAGAGGTTGGAAGAGCCGCAATCTCGGTTAGAACACAAAAAACTCATCTATTATTGGACTATGGTGTCATGTTGAATCATACTCCCGGCTTTCCTATGCATGTTCCGCCTAAGGAAGTCGATGGGATAATAATGACGCATAGCCATCTGGATCATTCTGGCGCTATTCCCATCTTTCATATTCGAGGCAGAACTCCGGTGTATGGAACAAGGCTGAGCTTCGAGTTTGCCAACTTATTGATAAAAGACTTCATACATTTATCGGGCTATTACTTGCCATTTGAGTACTTAGAACTAAGAACAATGCTGAAGTGTAGAAAAGACGTAGATTATAAAAAAGATGTTGCCATTGGGGATATTGGGTTCAAACTCTTAAATTCTGGTCATCTTCCTGGAGGCGCATCCGTTCTCATCGAGGCTGAGGGGAAAAGGCTTCTCTACACAAGCGATTTCAATACTGTTGAGACAAGATTGCTTCCTCCCGCCGACATGGACTATGGAGATGTGGACGCCGTAATAATTGAGAGCACATATGCTGATGAGGATCATACTGACCGAAGGCAGCTTGAGGAAAAGTTCGTGTCTGAGGTTACTGAAACGGTTGAATCAGGCGGCACTGTTCTTGTTCCTGCTTTCAGCATAGGTAGAGCCCAAGAAATCGCATGTATCCTTTCAGCCTACCATTTTGAATATCCAGTGCTCATCGATGGAATGGCACGTGAAGCCTGCAGAATATTGATGGGTCACCTGAATTTTCTTAGGGATCCAAGGCTCTTCATGGATGCCGTTCACATGGTTAATTGGGTTGAGAGCTGGAAAGATAGAACAAATGCGGCGAAAAAACCTGGAGTGATAATTTCTCCTGCTGGTATGCTTAAGGGGGGACCTGTAGGCTCCTATTTACAGACGATTGGGAAGAAGAGTAGAAATGCAATCTTCCTTGTCGGTTACCAAATTCCAGGGACCCCTGGAAGGGAGCTGCTCGATAAGGGAAGATGCGTCATCGATGGGAAGATGCGGAAAGTCAAGGCTAAGATTGGATTTTTCGACTTTTCAAGTCACTGTGGAGCGAAAGAATTGAAAGAGACTGTGAAAAGATTAAAAGGTGCTCCTACGGTGTATGTGGTTCATGGAGCCGAGAACAATTGCCCAAAATTCGCAAAATGGGTTAAGGAGGAGACGGATCTAGAGGCCAAGGCTCCTAAACCAGGTGATGCCTTTACAATCTAA
- the tgtA gene encoding tRNA guanosine(15) transglycosylase TgtA: MTLEFEVRDRDLLGRIGKLYARSGNIETPAFLPVINPSKLTITPKEMWEDFDCKILITNAYLIKKYFSREATDLGIHAFLDFPGIVVTDSGAYQILSYGKVDVTPEEIIRFQEKIGSDIATILDLPTGWRVSRDYAQFTVDETVRRAEKFFELKSRGDIGWIGPIQGGRYLDVLAMSASKMGKFDFDVYALGSPTPVMEQYLFSLLTDMIVTAKMNLPINRPFHLFGAGHPFMFGIAVALGCDLFDSAAYSLFAYERRYLTDRGTVRLDRLEYLPCSCPICVKRSARELNEMPDKECEKDLAKHNLYICFSEIKRIKQAIVEGRLWEYVEMRAHGHPSLLDALKNLKRYERYIEKYSPVSKRSGFFFFSSVGLSRPEVSRYHLRLMERFAPNCDSKFLFLMPRDLIRKGRSEIAKVISSVCERLRLSIDEIQLCIYFPPFGVIPMELTETYPAGQTESISQPDRETIEYMIFQVIEFARHAKIGRVIMLAKKGTWQDKVAQSFGQSCTNEDFSFKPIYI, from the coding sequence ATGACGCTTGAATTTGAAGTTAGAGATAGGGATCTTCTTGGCAGAATTGGGAAACTATACGCTAGGAGTGGAAATATTGAAACACCGGCCTTTCTTCCCGTTATAAATCCGTCAAAATTAACTATAACCCCTAAAGAGATGTGGGAGGATTTTGACTGCAAAATTCTGATAACTAACGCCTATTTGATAAAAAAGTATTTCAGCAGAGAAGCGACTGACCTAGGGATACATGCTTTCCTAGATTTTCCTGGAATCGTGGTGACTGACTCAGGAGCCTATCAAATCCTATCTTATGGGAAGGTAGATGTGACGCCTGAAGAGATTATAAGATTCCAGGAGAAAATAGGCTCTGATATAGCTACGATTCTTGACTTGCCTACTGGGTGGCGGGTATCTCGTGATTACGCCCAATTTACTGTTGACGAGACGGTTCGGAGGGCGGAGAAGTTCTTTGAGCTAAAATCACGTGGGGATATAGGTTGGATTGGTCCAATCCAGGGGGGACGTTATCTTGACGTCCTTGCAATGTCGGCAAGTAAGATGGGCAAATTTGACTTTGATGTTTATGCTTTGGGCAGTCCGACACCTGTTATGGAGCAATATCTCTTCAGTCTGCTTACAGATATGATTGTAACCGCAAAAATGAACCTTCCCATAAACCGTCCATTCCACCTCTTCGGAGCTGGTCATCCATTCATGTTTGGGATCGCTGTGGCCCTCGGCTGCGATCTATTTGACTCGGCTGCCTACTCACTCTTCGCATATGAGAGGAGATACCTAACTGACCGGGGGACGGTTCGGCTTGATAGGCTCGAATATTTGCCCTGTTCCTGCCCTATATGTGTGAAGAGGAGTGCGAGGGAGCTTAATGAGATGCCGGATAAAGAATGTGAAAAAGATTTGGCCAAACATAACCTATATATCTGCTTTTCCGAGATCAAGCGTATCAAGCAGGCAATAGTTGAAGGTAGACTTTGGGAATATGTAGAGATGAGAGCTCATGGGCATCCTTCACTTCTTGATGCGCTTAAGAATCTTAAGAGGTATGAGAGGTATATTGAAAAGTATAGTCCAGTGTCTAAAAGAAGCGGCTTTTTCTTCTTCAGCTCGGTCGGTCTCTCTAGACCGGAGGTCAGTCGCTATCATCTGAGGCTAATGGAAAGATTTGCACCTAATTGTGATAGCAAATTTTTATTCCTTATGCCAAGGGATCTAATTAGAAAGGGCAGAAGTGAAATAGCAAAGGTGATATCAAGCGTATGCGAAAGGTTAAGGCTGAGCATAGATGAGATCCAGCTTTGTATCTATTTCCCACCATTTGGGGTTATACCTATGGAGCTCACGGAAACATATCCTGCGGGACAGACGGAGTCTATCAGTCAGCCAGACCGGGAAACAATCGAGTATATGATCTTTCAAGTAATCGAGTTTGCAAGACATGCTAAAATTGGTAGGGTTATAATGCTTGCAAAGAAGGGGACTTGGCAAGATAAGGTTGCACAATCCTTCGGTCAATCCTGTACAAACGAAGATTTCAGTTTTAAACCTATTTACATTTGA
- a CDS encoding DNA-directed RNA polymerase produces MSSRPMFKAVCSECSQECEVPFKPDPNRPVYCRECWAKRRPQRRKYRRY; encoded by the coding sequence ATGTCTTCAAGGCCAATGTTTAAAGCGGTCTGCTCAGAATGCAGCCAAGAATGCGAAGTACCCTTTAAGCCTGACCCAAACAGGCCAGTATACTGCAGAGAATGCTGGGCCAAAAGAAGACCGCAGAGAAGAAAATACAGAAGATATTAA